One part of the Girardinichthys multiradiatus isolate DD_20200921_A chromosome 10, DD_fGirMul_XY1, whole genome shotgun sequence genome encodes these proteins:
- the tmem130 gene encoding transmembrane protein 130, whose translation MDREHPPWMLVHLLMILPAAAGSGAPVTDLENAAGKLVFYQTEGNATYVRDTGELASDVPTETIFELFDPQRNFSAAKFTYTWDLGNGEVIQGTEPVVRYHYSEPGNYTLRLDVGVNVAQYAPPITGVYSKDVQVLDAIKNIELEGPSDYTVSQDSSVAFHVDGSPPMWVCWRFLKNCLPDLASGCTLTMLYENSLELNHTFTSAGVHCLDISVRNNISKLQTSFSLYVRRNDHSHPLFILSCAAVLVATFSFILVITCRPWQQSKSQVVASSNAAFLKDQDSGGQSEIVFTFSSMEKGEREPLVLQHGTQYY comes from the exons ATGGACAG AGAGCATCCTCCATGGATGCTGGTGCATCTTCTGATGATTCTTCCAGCTGCGGCTGGGAGTGGAGCCCCTGTGACAGATTTGG AGAATGCTGCTGGAAAGCTAGTCTTCTACCAAACTGAGGGCAACGCCACCTACGTGAGAGACACAGGAGAACTGGCATCAGATGTTCCCACAGAGACAATATTTGAACTCTTTGACCCTCAGAGGAACTTCAGTGCAGCAAAGTTCACCTACACCTGGGACCTGGGGAATGG AGAAGTGATCCAGGGGACCGAGCCAGTGGTCCGCTATCATTACTCAGAACCAGGAAACTACACCCTGCGGCTGGACGTAGGAGTGAATGTGGCCCAATATGCACCTCCGATTACTGGCGTCTACTCCAAGGATGTCCAAGTGCTTG atGCCATCAAAAACATTGAACTGGAGGGGCCTTCAGATTATACGGTGTCCCAGGACTCCAGTGTGGCTTTCCATGTTGATGGAAG TCCTCCGATGTGGGTGTGCTGGCGGTTCCTGAAAAACTGCCTTCCTGACCTGGCGTCTGGCTGCACACTGACCATGCTGTATGAGAACAGCCTGGAGCTGAACCACACCTTCACCTCCGCTGGTGTCCATTGTCTGGACATCAGTGTCCGCAACAACATCAGCAAGCTGCAGACGTCCTTCAGCCTCTATGTTAGAAGAAATG ATCACAGCCACCCGTTGTTCATCCTGTCATGCGCTGCCGTTCTTGTAGCCACGTTCTCCTTCATCCTAGTCATCACCTGTCGCCCGTGGCAACAAAGCAAATCACAG GTTGTTGCTTCCAGTAACGCTGCATTTCTCAAAGACCAAGACTCTGGAGGTCAAAGTGAAATCGTTTTCACCTTCTCCTCCATGgagaaaggagagagagagCCACTCGTCCTGCAGCACGGGACCCAGTACTATTAA
- the nptx2b gene encoding neuronal pentraxin-2b isoform X1, with amino-acid sequence MIVLLNRTGMFSFLCGLLCLCALIIAQPDDGKRYICRAVPISGDASCPVTLLPDLSSGGQEEELRNTVMQLRETILQQKDTISKQLGTINELTTKLSLCASATDRKYGKGASWGKDKQNTMGDVPTDPNDSIDSLGKTMQGLKERLENLEQQQMRANLSGTSFPSELRDLLQRRLGELEKQLLKKVSNLEQEKSQLSNATAAYRLKTESTLNALVERISELEKGGGDFKSPEQFKLSLPQRTNYLYGRITKTLPEMYAFTLCMWIKSSASPGVGTPFSYGVPGQANEIVLIEWGHNPIELLINDKVAQLPLEVRDGKWHHICISWTTRDGQWEAYQDGEKLGTGDNLAAWHPIKPGGVIILGQEQDVVGGRFDAGQAFVGELSQVNIWDRVLKPVEIQSIANCSSYLAGNVISWLSSNVEVFGRGAFKRPLEICLERLPNL; translated from the exons ATGATTGTTCTTTTAAACAGAACCGGTATGTTTTCATTCTTGTGCGGATTATTATGCCTTTGCGCGCTAATAATCGCACAGCCGGATGATGGAAAGCGGTACATCTGCCGGGCAGTACCCATCAGCGGGGACGCCAGCTGCCCTGTGACATTACTACCCGACCTCAGCTCCGGGGGTCAGGAAGAGGAGCTCCGGAACACCGTCATGCAGCTACGGGAGACGATCCTACAGCAGAAAGATACGATCTCCAAGCAGCTGGGGACCATCAACGAGCTGACCACCAAGCTGTCCCTCTGCGCCTCGGCCACCGACAGGAAGTACGGTAAAGGGGCTTCGTGGGGGAAGGACAAGCAGAACACGATGGGGGACGTCCCCACAGACCCAAACGACTCCATCGACAGCCTCGGGAAAACCATGCAGGGGCTCAAGGAGCGGCTGGAGAACCTGGAG CAACAACAAATGAGGGCCAACTTATCTGGCACCTCATTCCCCAGCGAGCTCCGTGACCTGCTACAGCGTCGGCTCGGGGAGCTGGAGAAACAGCTCCTGAAGAAGGTCAGTAACCTGGAGCAAGAGAAGAGCCAGTTGTCTAACGCCACGGCCGCCTACAGGCTGAAGACAGAGAGCACCCTGAATGCCCTGGTGGAGAGGATCAGCGAGTTGGAGAAAG GGGGGGGAGACTTTAAGTCCCCTGAGCAGTTTAAGCTGTCCCTCCCTCAGAGGACCAACTACCTGTATGGCCGTATCACCAAGACCCTCCCGGAGATGTACGCCTTTACGCTCTGCATGTGGATCAAGTCCAGCGCCAGCCCGGGTGTCGGAACGCCTTTCTCCTACGGCGTTCCGGGGCAAGCGAATGAGATTGTGCTGATCGAGTGGGGCCACAACCCCATTGAGCTGCTCATCAATGACAAG GTTGCCCAGTTGCCACTGGAAGTACGGGATGGCAAATGGCACCACATCTGCATCTCCTGGACCACACGAGATGGCCAGTGGGAGGCCTACCAGGATGGGGAGAAGCTGGGAACTGGAGACAACCTGGCAGCTTGGCACCCCATCAAACCTGGAGGAGTCATCATCCTGGGGCAGGAGCAG GATGTGGTAGGCGGGCGTTTTGATGCTGGACAAGCTTTTGTGGGCGAGCTGAGTCAGGTGAACATCTGGGACCGTGTCCTGAAGCCTGTGGAGATCCAGTCGATAGCAAACTGCAGCTCCTACCTCGCTGGTAACGTGATCTCCTGGCTCTCAAGCAACGTGGAGGTTTTTGGGAGGGGGGCCTTCAAGCGTCCCCTGGAGATATGCCTCGAGCGGCTGCCCAACCTTTAG
- the nptx2b gene encoding neuronal pentraxin-2b isoform X2 gives MIVLLNRTGMFSFLCGLLCLCALIIAQPDDGKRYICRAVPISGDASCPVTLLPDLSSGGQEEELRNTVMQLRETILQQKDTISKQLGTINELTTKLSLCASATDRKYGKGASWGKDKQNTMGDVPTDPNDSIDSLGKTMQGLKERLENLEQQQMRANLSGTSFPSELRDLLQRRLGELEKQLLKKVSNLEQEKSQLSNATAAYRLKTESTLNALVERISELEKGGGDFKSPEQFKLSLPQRTNYLYGRITKTLPEMYAFTLCMWIKSSASPGVGTPFSYGVPGQANEIVLIEWGHNPIELLINDKVAQLPLEVRDGKWHHICISWTTRDGQWEAYQDGEKLGTGDNLAAWHPIKPGGVIILGQEQ, from the exons ATGATTGTTCTTTTAAACAGAACCGGTATGTTTTCATTCTTGTGCGGATTATTATGCCTTTGCGCGCTAATAATCGCACAGCCGGATGATGGAAAGCGGTACATCTGCCGGGCAGTACCCATCAGCGGGGACGCCAGCTGCCCTGTGACATTACTACCCGACCTCAGCTCCGGGGGTCAGGAAGAGGAGCTCCGGAACACCGTCATGCAGCTACGGGAGACGATCCTACAGCAGAAAGATACGATCTCCAAGCAGCTGGGGACCATCAACGAGCTGACCACCAAGCTGTCCCTCTGCGCCTCGGCCACCGACAGGAAGTACGGTAAAGGGGCTTCGTGGGGGAAGGACAAGCAGAACACGATGGGGGACGTCCCCACAGACCCAAACGACTCCATCGACAGCCTCGGGAAAACCATGCAGGGGCTCAAGGAGCGGCTGGAGAACCTGGAG CAACAACAAATGAGGGCCAACTTATCTGGCACCTCATTCCCCAGCGAGCTCCGTGACCTGCTACAGCGTCGGCTCGGGGAGCTGGAGAAACAGCTCCTGAAGAAGGTCAGTAACCTGGAGCAAGAGAAGAGCCAGTTGTCTAACGCCACGGCCGCCTACAGGCTGAAGACAGAGAGCACCCTGAATGCCCTGGTGGAGAGGATCAGCGAGTTGGAGAAAG GGGGGGGAGACTTTAAGTCCCCTGAGCAGTTTAAGCTGTCCCTCCCTCAGAGGACCAACTACCTGTATGGCCGTATCACCAAGACCCTCCCGGAGATGTACGCCTTTACGCTCTGCATGTGGATCAAGTCCAGCGCCAGCCCGGGTGTCGGAACGCCTTTCTCCTACGGCGTTCCGGGGCAAGCGAATGAGATTGTGCTGATCGAGTGGGGCCACAACCCCATTGAGCTGCTCATCAATGACAAG GTTGCCCAGTTGCCACTGGAAGTACGGGATGGCAAATGGCACCACATCTGCATCTCCTGGACCACACGAGATGGCCAGTGGGAGGCCTACCAGGATGGGGAGAAGCTGGGAACTGGAGACAACCTGGCAGCTTGGCACCCCATCAAACCTGGAGGAGTCATCATCCTGGGGCAGGAGCAG TGA